TTGTCCAGGTTGGTACGCTGTTCGACACGGGCGTTTTCCACCACGTATGCGATACGGCGAACCGGGCTGAACGAAGAGTCGAGCTGCAAGCGACCAATGCTGCGGCTTTCGTCTTCATCGCTTTGACGCGAGTCGGCCGGTTCATAACCACGACCACGAGCTACGGTGAGCTTCATGTTCAGGGCGCCGTTGGACGCCAGGTTAGCGATTACGTGATCGGGGTTAACGATCTCGACATCATGATCCAGCTGAATATCGGCAGCGGTAACCACCCCCGAACCCTTCTTCGACAAGGTCAGCGTAACTTCGTCACGACCGTGCAGCTTGATAGCCAGACCTTTAAGGTTCAACAGGATTTCAATTACGTCTTCCTGTACGCCTTCGATGGCGCTGTACTCGTGGAGTACACCGTCAATCTCGGCCTCGACTACTGCACAGCCGGGCATTGAGGACAACAGGATGCGGCGCAGCGCGTTGCCCAGGGTGTGGCCGAAACCACGCTCGAGAGGCTCGAGCGTGATCTTGGCGCGGGTTGGACTGACAACCTGCACATTGATATGGCGTGGTGTCAGGAACTCATTTACCGAAATCTGCATGGATGCACCTATTTTCTAGCCCTTACTTGGAGTAGAGCTCGACAATCAGGCTTTCGTTGATGTCGGCGGACAGATCACTGCGAGCTGGAACGTTCTTGAAAACGCCCGACTTCTTCTCAGTGTCTACTTCTACCCATTCTACGCGGCCACGTTGGGCACACAGATCGAGAGCTTGGACAATGCGAAGTTGGTTTTTTGCTTTCTCGCGAACAGCAACCACGTCACCAGCACGAACCTGGTAGGACGGAACGTTAACGGTTTTGCCGTTTACGCTGATCGACTTGTGCGATACCAGCTGACGGGATTCGGCACGAGTCGAACCAAAGCCCATACGGTATACAACGTTGTCCAGACGGCATTCGAGCAGTTGCAGCAGGTTTTCGCCAGTTGCACCTTTCTTGCCAGCAGCTTCTTTGTAGTAGCCGCTGAATTGACGCTCGAGAACGCCGTAGATACGACGGACCTTCTGCTTTTCACGCAGTTGGGTGCCGTAGTCGGACTGGCGACCGCGGCGTTGGCCGTGGATACCAGGTGCTGCTTCAATGTTGCACTTCGATTCGATCGCGCGCACGCCGCTCTTCAGGAAGAGATCGGTGCCTTCGCGACGAGCGAGTTTGCATTTTGGACCAATGTAACGAGCCATTCTTTACAATCTCCTGGATTACACGCGGCGCTTCTTCGGCGGACGGCACCCGTTGTGCGGGATTGGCGTCACGTCGGTGATGCTGGCGATCTTGTAGCCACAGCCGTTCAAAGCACGAACTGCAGATTCACGACCTGGGCCTGGACCCTTGACGTTTACGTCGAGGTTTTTCAGACCGTATTCCAGCGCAGCTTGA
This DNA window, taken from Pseudomonas sp. MYb118, encodes the following:
- the rpoA gene encoding DNA-directed RNA polymerase subunit alpha, with product MQISVNEFLTPRHINVQVVSPTRAKITLEPLERGFGHTLGNALRRILLSSMPGCAVVEAEIDGVLHEYSAIEGVQEDVIEILLNLKGLAIKLHGRDEVTLTLSKKGSGVVTAADIQLDHDVEIVNPDHVIANLASNGALNMKLTVARGRGYEPADSRQSDEDESRSIGRLQLDSSFSPVRRIAYVVENARVEQRTNLDKLVIDLETNGTLDPEEAIRRAATILQQQLAAFVDLKGDSEPVVVEQEDEIDPILLRPVDDLELTVRSANCLKAENIYYIGDLIQRTEVELLKTPNLGKKSLTEIKDVLASRGLSLGMRLDNWPPASLKKDDKATA
- the rpsD gene encoding 30S ribosomal protein S4 gives rise to the protein MARYIGPKCKLARREGTDLFLKSGVRAIESKCNIEAAPGIHGQRRGRQSDYGTQLREKQKVRRIYGVLERQFSGYYKEAAGKKGATGENLLQLLECRLDNVVYRMGFGSTRAESRQLVSHKSISVNGKTVNVPSYQVRAGDVVAVREKAKNQLRIVQALDLCAQRGRVEWVEVDTEKKSGVFKNVPARSDLSADINESLIVELYSK